The nucleotide sequence GTACTTAGTCATAAGAAGACTTCCAGCATAGACGTAGCTAGCGGTGCTGTCTGTTATAACTTGAACAACATTTTCTATGCCAACTTCCAAAACAACTGACTCAAGCAACTCAAACAAGTAATGAGCATCATCTGCATGGCCAGACACATCAACTGACTTCAGGAATAATGTACCTTTAGGGCATGCAGCAGAAAACACCACAAGTGATTTGTCTTGCCCATCAGACCAGCAATCACATAAGATTGTGCAACCTGTTTCCTTCCATTCATTTCTCAATCGCTTGTAACACCCATTTATGTCCCCTTTCACTTTTTCCAAGAGCGTGGACCTCAACTTTTCGTAACTGGGTGCTTTATAGCCCACCCCACACTCTGCAACAGCATCCACCATTTCCTGATAGTACATGGATTTAGCAGCACTAAAAGGAATGAagttatgaaagaaaaatacagcAATCTTCTTATCCGCCTCATCTTGTTTCTGCTTTTCACCAGCATCTGAAGCTGGCTGTGCACTTGGGGATGGATGGGGGAATAACAATGACGGACAAGTGCTACCATGCTGCCCACTGGATCCATGGTTCTGATGGATGCCACCACTAGCAGAGGAACTATTTTGCTGAACATTAGCTGCCGGATCCACCTTTTGTTTCTTAGGGGTTTTCTGCTTCTTGGGGGTGTTCAATAATGACTGAATCTGGTCCCGCACATCATCTGGGACTTCCGCACAGGGAACTATGTCTTTGTTTCTGATTTGAGCTAAATGAAACTTCATCCTATAAACTCCTCCACTGAACTCTCGCTGACAATAATTGCACTTTACCTTTTGCCTTGTTGCATCAACAAGGACACAATGTTCCCAACAGGCATCTCTTCCCCGTACCATATCTTCGAATAAGCAGCAGATCCAAAAAgattctactttttttttcccccctgGAACATGAATAAACATACCACAAGCATAAATTATGAGTTGTGGAACTAAAAATGCTTTATAGGTTTAGGTCATGCtagtttaaatttataattgacattgaaaaccataaaattTTAGAGTACATTCAACACTATACCAAAGAATTAAAAAGCCACTGCATAAGTTCGGATAATAGAAGTGACTAAACTAATGATTATGTCAAAACCAAAGTCTTGAATCAATAAAAAGTAcactaaattcaattaataaacATTGCTTATGATAAGTTAACTAGGAAAGATACCATAATTAAGATAGGAATGTGATGGCAATCTTAGCCAAAAATATGTGAGCATAAACTTTTTGGGCTAGTAGAGACAATAAGAGCAAGGTCAAGTAAGATCCACATCTATGGCTAGTTACAAGAGGAGTTGATGGAACTTGCTTATTTCCTTATTTGGTTCTTACAAAATCTTTCTCGCACATTGTAAACTAAGATTTTTTAGGAAACCTGACTAGTAAGCTAATCTTCATATTCAATAATCATCAGGAAAAggaattcatatttttttttttttttttttgttctaacTTAATGAGCTCATGTGTACACCACATGCATTCAGCAGGGAGATTTGTAGGTGATGGCAGGAATCGACATGCAATAGCATACTTAAAGTTTGGTTGAATCTGCTCTCTGAAATGCCTTTCAGTTGAAAGCTGTTATCCTACAAATAAAAGCAGAGTACAGGATTACAAAATGAGGCAACACCTGATTTATGTCACGACCCTTGgggtattataggggcaaagcAGTAATTAGTTACATTGTTGGTTAGGAAATGGTGTTAGTTCTGTTGTagtcagtgttattaaaggcgcaaggcgcactaaggcgcacaagggtcttggagcctgaggcgcaaggcgaggcgcgagcctggtggaactaggcgcaagttaataaaaaaataaaaatatagttgaAGAAAAAGGCATAAAATAGATCataacttctaataatattttaacaagcatgttataaaaaaaaccaCTCTAAAGAccaaacatttctatattttcatcattagaagcatcatctctaatatcttcttccacatcatctactcctcttgttggatgatttctatggtttaaaagtgtgatgatagtttcatacatttttttggtaggtaatatactagacttgaatttgcatctttctttgttttaGTGACTTAATATTGCATTTTGTTATTACAtgccttgaatttgttcaattctcccTATCCATCTTTATCTAgatcaaattcaattggagcatttgaagtagtagccattttatttattgtcaaatttgtagttgaagcaataaatttaaaccctcaacagtaaaaaattaaataaagtaacaaacagtgaaataaaaaacttgaaaaatagctaaaaagcCCAAGGCGCGCACCTTGGGCTGAGGCGCACTTGAGGCGCGCCTTTTGGTCTGCGTCCGCCTGGAAGGCTTTCAGGTGCCCAAGGTGCACCTTGGTGCACCTTGAGCCTAGGcgtgcgcctaggcgcgcctttaataactctGGTTGTAGTGCACCTGGGTGTTATTCCTAGACTCTACTTCCAgttgaacagcctataaataggccctagtatgtagagaaatatatgttgaaatgatatagtgaattcatattttccccccttactttctctctctcgttcttccttgttttccctcttttctcttgatttctgtgctgtctctccctccaattcttctctgtttctcttccgaattcttccaatttcctttctagaccctagctaacccctagggtcgtgacaatttataaaattactttttagaCATTAAGGCTGAGATAGCTCAATTCCAACagtggaagaaaaaaaaggttcAGTTGTCTCCATAAACCACAAAAGGACTTTTATCCCgcctttttcaaaatttaaccTTCCATAGGGTATCTGAAGTTGAGAATGTCCAGGCATAGTAAATGACTTAACATGACAAAGCCTTAAACCCTGACCAAGCCCAAGAAGTAAAATCCATTATGGCTCTAACCAGGACAATCAGAAAATCTTTACCTAGATGTGATGTATACATAAGCTGGCAGAATCACAGTGCCAACTATCAGTTTCTAAACTAAGAAGCATGTATTCTGAAATTGGACAGGATAGGATGGCACCTGGACACACTGGCACAACAATATGTTTTCATAGTTGGAATCATTTCTCCACACATCATAAATTGTGCGCCCCCCCCCCCTGCGAGGgggcaaaaaaaaaacaaagaaaaaagaaaaccctTATGTTACAGTAAGGTTATAAAAGCATCATGATTGGCCATTTGGAAAAATCTTATTTCCAAATAACATGGGAACTTCTAGCCTTTCAGTTCCCAAGCATTAAATGTTCAATGTTTAGAGGGACTGAAAGGCATCAAACCACAATATGTTGATTTTAACCATTAGCTGCAATATTCTCACATCAATAAATGAAGAACAGAAGTTGAATTTTTAAGGCATCTTCAGTTCCAAGAAAGATGCAAAGAATAGTAAAAAATGTTTGAATGAGTGTCTAACACATTTGAGGGTGTGTCAACGAGAGCTTGTGTCCAACATAGACATCACACATTCACAAAAATGTCATATTTCATGTGTAATCCATTCTAGAGTAAATCCCCCTGGCCCCCTTTGTGCATAGTTCAACTTCAACTGTGTTCCAATCAATTAGGCCCAAAAGAGAAACTTAACCTGTGCATTATAGCAATTAATCTCAGCTCATATGTTACCATTATTGCAggaattcaaattctaattacCTTAACTGAGACAAATACATTCGTTTATACAGAACCAAAACAGCAAATAGAAATACCCTTCCTCAGATCAAATAAGTCAATAAATAAGTGATAATCTCTGTTCTaatagaaataatgaaaattgtCAACATCAAAGGGTAAATGTACTAGTATCTGTTAAAACAAGTATGATCATTTAAGAGAAACCAGATACCATTGATGTTCTTTCACGAGCTCTTAAATAGAATTTCTTCACACTCATGGGTCAGAGAGTTAAACaatcaatacaaatttcaaatttcaagctGCAGATGCAGGAAAGTCATCTTAACCTATGTAAATTCAAAACCAATAACTCATAAGCTACCATGTCATAACAACATGACCTTCATTATAATATTTCCTTATTGCATCCTATCACAGGcctgataaattaaaaaaaggcaTTATCTAAGCATTATTATTCATGTAAGTGGAATAGGATAGAAcctagaagaggaagaaagtgaTGGAGCAAAAAGAAAGGGCCAGTGTCCAATTATATCAGTATTAGAAACACTGATCCAAACAAATCCATCTGATTTTGAATCAACTGTGTTGTTTTTCTGCTAGGTGAATCAAATGTATTCAAAAAAGCATCTTTCTTCATCGAACTTGGGAGAAGATAATATTCATCATATTATTGCCTTAGTTCCTCTAAAATCAACATTGTACTggtttaagaaaaattaagagcaTAAAATAGATTCACCAACTACCATGGATTAAGTGGTAAAACATTAAAATTGAAACATTAGTACAATATATTATCTGAATAACATAAACCCTAGAGAATCATGAgacttcaaaaatatatttatgtatgtagataaggtgtgtgtatgtgtgtatcgagagagagagagagagagagagagagagagagatggaagaggATATCCAGATAAGAAAGAGATGACGCGGGAAACTAACGGCGCTGGAGAAGTGGAAACTGGACGGAAAAATGAGATCGGCGATGGAGGTATCCGAGGAAATGAAAACCACGGCGATTAAATTAACGAGTCAACTCATCGGCGAACCAATTGCGGTGGACTGCGTGGAAATCGTTTTTCCGCTTCACGTGCCCCTTGCGTGCCGTCGTGACTCGGCTATGCTTGGAAGTTGAACTGGGGAACGTGAGCGGAAATGAAAGGACAGATAATAACGttgaaaatcaaaaacaaaaaaaataaaatacaaaaaatgatttttagaaaaaaaaaaatgttcaagaagTGGTATCTCAATTGGTTGTAGTGGCGGAGCCACGTTAAGAAAgagtatttaaaaaatgttcAAGAAAGAGTATCTCATTTGGGTGTAGTGGTCAATTTGATTCTTTCCTATTCAAATTGACTTGAGAATGATTCAGAATCAAACTTTAGTAAGtttctttaatataaaattcaactggtctttttttttaatatgttattaatacattacatattatataaaaaagagaagaaacctTACTACATAATAAACCCGCCTCATCGCCTTAGTCATGCCGTCTCTTCTCACTTGCTCTCAAACTACCATCGTTGATACCTTTCCCTTTCACTTGGTAATTGGGTCTCTTCTCAGTTGCTCTCAAACTACCATCGTTGATACCTTTCCCTTTCACTTGGTAATTggttaataataattcatagttattattaataattggaTTGGCAATTTGGCATAAGTCAAATTATTTGATTTAGATGAGGGtggataaattaatttagttctACCTTCTGATTTGAGAATGTCTGATTCTTTCCCTTGCAAGTATTTAGTCATAAAATGGGTTTGTTGTGGAGTAGTTCCTTAGTATCCAGTCAAGGACTCATTAATGGCATTATCTTGCAAcataagaattaatttttgtttaatttgtgATATTGTAAACTAGAGTATGTCCTGATTTGTGTTTtgtatagatattttttttctatctatacatatctcttt is from Diospyros lotus cultivar Yz01 chromosome 2, ASM1463336v1, whole genome shotgun sequence and encodes:
- the LOC127795507 gene encoding uncharacterized protein LOC127795507 isoform X4, translating into MFIHVPGGKKKVESFWICCLFEDMVRGRDACWEHCVLVDATRQKVKCNYCQREFSGGVYRMKFHLAQIRNKDIVPCAEVPDDVRDQIQSLLNTPKKQKTPKKQKVDPAANVQQNSSSASGGIHQNHGSSGQHGSTCPSLLFPHPSPSAQPASDAGEKQKQDEADKKIAVFFFHNFIPFSAAKSMYYQEMVDAVAECGVGYKAPSYEKLRSTLLEKVKGDINGCYKRLRNEWKETGCTILCDCWSDGQDKSLVVFSAACPKGTLFLKSVDVSGHADDAHYLFELLESVVLEVGIENVVQVITDSTASYVYAGSLLMTKYSSIFWSPCASHCINKILEDFSKLEWVSMILEEATTITRYLYSHVGMLNMMKKFTGGRELIRPKITKFIAHFLSLRSIVTQEDNLKHMFSHTDWVSSFGRRHDAQAIKSWLYTERFWKCAREAVSVTDPLVKILRIVDGDMPAMGYIFEGMERAKVMIKAFYKGVEEKYVPIWDIIDRRWNMQLHSPLHAAAAFLNPSVFYKLNFKVDTRIRNGFQEAMMKMATEDKDKREITKEHPVYINAQGALGTDFAIMGRTLNTPLYP
- the LOC127795507 gene encoding uncharacterized protein LOC127795507 isoform X3, whose amino-acid sequence is MFIHVPGGKKKVESFWICCLFEDMVRGRDACWEHCVLVDATRQKVKCNYCQREFSGGVYRMKFHLAQIRNKDIVPCAEVPDDVRDQIQSLLNTPKKQKTPKKQKVDPAANVQQNSSSASGGIHQNHGSSGQHGSTCPSLLFPHPSPSAQPASDAGEKQKQDEADKKIAVFFFHNFIPFSAAKSMYYQEMVDAVAECGVGYKAPSYEKLRSTLLEKVKGDINGCYKRLRNEWKETGCTILCDCWSDGQDKSLVVFSAACPKGTLFLKSVDVSGHADDAHYLFELLESVVLEVGIENVVQVITDSTASYVYAGSLLMTKYSSIFWSPCASHCINKILEDFSKLEWVSMILEEATTITRYLYSHVGMLNMMKKFTGGRELIRPKITKFIAHFLSLRSIVTQEDNLKHMFSHTDWVSSFGRRHDAQAIKSWLYTERFWKCAREAVSVTDPLVKILRIVDGDMPAMGYIFEGMERAKVMIKAFYKGVEEKYVPIWDIIDRRWNMQLHSPLHAAAAFLNPSVFYKLNFKVDTRIRNGFQEAMMKMATEDKDKREITKEHPVYINAQGALGTDFAIMGRTLNTPYGTGAPSRVCMGRNATLCCWIDIVILFLCTAISGYSRLLMVGVGNVSQLITMK